The Halioglobus maricola genome segment CGCCGTACCGGTCAAAAGCCTGCAGGAAGCGGTAGATACCTACCCTGTTGCCGTAGTCGCGCAGGGAAAAATGGCGCAGGTCGGGGTAGGGCATGGTCATGCCGCCCGGCACAGCAAAAGGTTTGCCCTGCTGATTCAGCGGGTAGAACTGCATGCCGACGTTTATCCACAGGGCCAATTTGCTATCACCAGGCCAGGTGACCGGTTTGCGTTTCGAGAGCATGCTCCAGTCGTAGCGCTCGTGATCCATGCCGTAGCTGCGGTGCGGGTATTCCAGGTGCGAGCCATCAAGGGCCATCAGTTGTCACCTCCCGACGGTTGGCGATGTCGTCGACACTGCTCTCGTAGTGGTTGTCTATGTAGTGGCGGGCAATATCGCGCCCGGTTGTTACCCATACGTCGCTGTGGCCGGTAATGTATTCCAGCGCTTCCTCAAAGGCTTTTAGCCTATGCGGGCAGCTCACCTGATAATTGTGGGTGGGGATACACATCACCGTGCCGGACTCTGCCCCCTCCTGGTAGAGGCGATCGAAATTGTCTTTGAGCATCTGTCCGTAGCGGCGGGGCTCGATCTTGTTAACAACATAGGCAATGGTGTCGTTCATCTCCAGTGAATAGGGAATGGACACAAACTGCTTGTTTGAGCGCAAGCTGATCGGCGTGGGCTGGTCGTCGTGAAACAGGTCGCAGGTGTAAAACCCCGCGTCGTTACCGGCCAACTCAGTGCCCGCCTCGGCGAATAGGTCGAGGGTTTTTTCTGAGTGCGAGAGGGCGGGAGCGAGGTATCCGGCGCAATGTTGCCCGGTGTGTTTGTTGATGCTCTCCATGGAGTCGCGAATCATGTCGCGCTCCTGTTCTTCGGACATGCCGTAGGTGTAGCGGGTGTTGTATATACCGTGGCTGAAGAACTCCCAGTTGCGCTCGGCGCACATCTCGATGATTTCCGGATGGTGGTCGCATAGCGCGGTAGAAAGCGATACAGACCCCCGCACGCCGTACTTTTCCAATACGTCCATCTGGCGTACGTGGCCAACGCGATTGCCATAATCGCGAATGGAATAACCGGGCAGGGCGGGGTGCGGTTGGGGCCATGCCTTGCGTTGCGGATTGGCTGGAGGGTCGAGTTCGTAGTACTCAATGTTGGGCGCAACCCAGAAGGCCAGCTTTGCGCCGCCCGGCCATGTGATCTTTGGCCGGCCCTCGTAGGGCCAGTAATCGTAGAAACCTGGGTCCGCTTTCATCTTATTGCTGCCCACTTGCCTGTGCGCCGGACAACCATGTTTTAACCTCGTCCACGGACAGCACATCCGCATATTTGAGCGCGAGGTCGGTCAGGTTGGCGAAGTGGAAGCTCTCGTGCTTGTCTGCCACACACTGTTCGGGGACGATAGTTCGGTAGCCCCGAGACAGGCTGTCCACTGCGGTAGCGCGGATGCAGCCCGAGGTTGAACCGCCCGTGAGGATGACCGTGTCTACCTGGTGCCAGACCAGCAGGGACTGCAATTGGGTCTCAAAGAAAGCGGAGGGCATTTTCTTCAGATAGATGACGTCCTTTACCCGGTCGATCTCGAGCCGGTCGTCGAATTCAGAGCGCTCGGAGTCAAACTTGATATTTTGCAGGGAGTCAGGGGTGTCGGTGCGAGTGCCCCAGATGCCGGCGTCCTCCGCTGATGCCATGTAGGCGACGTGAGTCCATACCACGGGCCAGCCCAGGCGGCGGAATTCGCGGGAGAGTTCGTTGACGTAGTCCAGCTGCTTGGGGTCGGTCTCATAGGCCGTGGCAAACAGGTCGGTGCGGGTGTAGGCCTTCTGGGGGTCGATATTGACCAGCACCGCTTTCTGGCCGAAACCGAAACGCTTGCGCGCAGGATTGTTGATGACTTCCTGGTAGATTTCCCGGGCGGTCTTGTTCGAATGTTCCATGTGCTCTCCAGATCCGTTAACCCAGAAAAGATATAACATTATGTCATTATATCCAATAGCGATACACGAAATGATCCCCATCGAAGCGCGGATTGCGTTAGTTCATTAGAACTCCCAAGCGTTATTCGCAGATGTCTTAAGCGTAAAACGGTTTAAGCCGCGAGCTATGCTTTTTTCTCTGGCAGCTATACTTTTTGGATACATTCACCAGATAAATGGATATTAGTGCGTGAGTGCCTACCAAATCGGGCCGATACTGTTCGATGTTGAAGCCTGTGAAATCACGTCCGAAGGCGGGACCCAGCACCTGCAGCCACAGGTACGTTCAGTGCTGTTGTGCCTGGCACGTCACAGCGGCGAAGTGGTTTCCAAGGAGCGCCTTGTCGATGAGGCTTGGGCCGGTCGTCACACCAGCGACGAGGCAATCACCCGCTGCATATCCCTTCTCCGTAGACACTTTGAGGCCTGTGGTGAAAGGCACCTTATCGAAACCATACCGAAATCTGGTTATCGTCTTATTGAGTCGGCTGAAGCGGCGAACGACGCGGCACCGCTGGCGACGGGGCCAGGCTTGACGCTTGATATGCCGGGGTTCACCGCCAAGACCGCGGTAAACGTCGTTGTTACTGCGACAGTGGCTTTTCTCTTGCTCTCGGGTCTGGTCATTGCATCGGACTTCTTTTCGCTCACAAGATGATGAGAATCTGATACAGCGAAATCCCTTAAACGTCTTCTTTTGCTCAGGTAGTTTTCGCACAGGGGCGGTAGGCTTGATATGTCGCGCACTCTCTGCCGCGACATTCAACGACTGGGGGTAGCTTGTTCAGTGCGCCCCGGAAGGAGGCCAAAGATGACAATGTCCGTGAAAACCTTGTTAGCCCCGATGATCGTTGCCGGTGCCCTCGTGCCTGCTCTGGCTCTCGCTGGCGACAATGCTAAAACTGTTAAGTACGAAGGTGATTTGTCTGCACGTGCAGTATGTTTATCGATCGTCTATGACGACGTCGATGGGCTGGAGGATGCGTTTCGCCACGGGCGTTCCTACCCGCTGGAACGCGAACATTTGGCCTATGAGTGCAACAGTATGGCTCTGGATGAATTCGCGTTTACCCAGAATGCGGTAGAAGTCAGTGATTACCTCGCCCCGAAGTTTGGCAATCGGGGTCGTGTCACTATCGAACAAGTTGGCAGCATCGAAGACTAGATTGATGAGAGCAGCGGTACGGTGATACCGAGGTGATCCGTGCCGCGTCACCTGGGCCTTTTTTCTACACTTGTATTGCATCCAGAAATCTTGGCTGTACAGTCGCTGGTGATCATTAGCGCGCTGGAGTTACAGATTTCATGAAACCCAATATTGTCATTCTCGCCACCGGTGGGACGATAGCCGGTGCAGGCCAGTCCGGCACCGAGGCCGGCTATGCCTCCGGCCAGCTTGGGGTAGAGCAGTTGATCGAGGCCGTGCCCCAGTTGCAGGAGCTCGCATTAATTCGTGGCGAGCAGCTTATGAGTGTGGGTAGCCAGGACATGGACGATGCCGCCTGGTTGACTCTTGCACGTCGCATCAATGCGCTACAGGCAGCGTCGGATGTGGCGGGCATTGTCGTCACTCATGGCACGGATACGATTGAAGAAACGGCCTATTTTCTCAATCTCGTGGTCAATGGTGACAAGCCTGTGGTGATGACCGCAGCGATGCGTCCCGCAACGGCGCTCTCTGCCGACGGTCCTCTGAATATCTACAACGCGGTAGCCGTAGCGGCCGACGCAGACAGTGCTTCGCGTGGCGTGCTGGTCGTCATTAACGACAATATCCACGGCGCCCGGGGAATGACCAAGTCATCAACCACCGACGTACAGACGTTTGTATCACCGGGCAGGGGCCTGATGGGGGAAACCCATTACGGCCAGAATCGCTATTTTCGGCATCCCTATAAGCGCCATACACGCCAGTCCGAATTTTCAATAGACGAACTGGACGCGCTTCCCCGCGTCGACGTCATCTTTGTCAGTGCGGGCGTGTCGGCAGATCTAGTCGACGATGCCGTCGCCCGCGGTGCGCGCGGACTGGTGCTCGCGGGAGTCGGGAATGGCAATATGACCGCGCAAATGCAGGCAGCGGTTGGCCGTGCAACCGGGGCCGGCGTGGTCGTGGTTCGCTCTACACGTGTTAACAGCGGGGTAGTGGGGCGTAATATTGAGATAGATGACGATGCCCTGGGTTCCGTGGCTTCCGGCGAGCTCAACCCGGCGCAGTCACGCGTGCTGTTGAAACTGGTGTTATGCCTTACTGATGAGGCACATCAGGTGCAGGCCTATTTTGACCAATACTGATTCGTCGGAAACGCTACCTGTGCTCTTTCAGGATGAGCATATGGTGGCAGTGAACAAACCCAGCGGCTTGCTGGTACATCGAAGCCCCATTGATCGGCATGAAACCCGCTTTGCCTTGCAGTTGGTCCGCGACCAGATCGGTCAGCGGGTCTATCCGGTACATCGGCTCGACAAGCCGACTTCAGGGGTCCTCCTGTTCGCGCTCAATTCTGATATCGCTCGGGAGCTCTCGGCGCAGTTCGCCAGTCACACCGTGGACAAGCAGTATCTGGCAGTGGTTCGCGGGTATTGTCCGGAGGAGGGCGAGATCGACCACCCAATTACCGACAAGCCAGACAAGATGATCGACGGGCTTCGAAGCCAGCCCAGACCGGCGCAGGAAGCGCTGACCCGATACCAGCGCCTGGCAACCGTTGAAGTACCCTATGCCGTGGACCGCTACCCCCAGGCCCGCTATTCACTAGTCGCCCTGCAACCGGTGCACGGCCGCAAGCACCAATTGCGGCGACATATGAAACACCTCGGCTATCCAATGATTGGCGATGCGAAGTATGGCAAGGGCGTCCACAACCGATTCTTCCACACGCATTATGGCTGCGACCGGCTGCTACTTGCTTGTGTCGGAATGACGCTGCTCCACCCGGTGAGCGGTGAGCCCGTGGTATTGGAGGCAGACATCGGTCAAGGCTTTGAGAGAGTGCTGGAGGCGCTGGGCTGGGCGAGTGTTCTCTCAGGCAGCGCTCGTTAAGGCGTCGCGCTCCTCGGCGATCTGGGCTGAGACGCGTTGCTGAAGTTTTGCATTGTCGTGCACCAATTCGCGTTCAAGGTAGGGAACCAAGAGGGCGCGTTCATCATTCTGCAGGCCCCAGCGGACCATTTCGACCAATACCGGGATGAGGCTCACGCCCTTGTCTGTGGGGATATAAATTGCCGCCTTGCCATCGAGTGGATCCTTGAAACGCTCAATCAGCTCTCCCTCCTGCAACTGCTTGAGTCGGGAGGCGAGGATGTTCGTGGAGATCGGGCCGCTGGACGCGAGCAACTCTGAGTAGCGGCGTCTGCCGAAGAGCAACATGTCGCGCATCAGGCTCAGGGACCAGCGATCGCCGAGCAGTTCGAGCGCGCAGGTTATGGGGCAGCAAGGGCCGGATTGCATGTCTTTTATCTTGGTCATAGTGCTCAGTCTAAACAATAACTTGCATT includes the following:
- a CDS encoding polysaccharide deacetylase family protein, producing the protein MKADPGFYDYWPYEGRPKITWPGGAKLAFWVAPNIEYYELDPPANPQRKAWPQPHPALPGYSIRDYGNRVGHVRQMDVLEKYGVRGSVSLSTALCDHHPEIIEMCAERNWEFFSHGIYNTRYTYGMSEEQERDMIRDSMESINKHTGQHCAGYLAPALSHSEKTLDLFAEAGTELAGNDAGFYTCDLFHDDQPTPISLRSNKQFVSIPYSLEMNDTIAYVVNKIEPRRYGQMLKDNFDRLYQEGAESGTVMCIPTHNYQVSCPHRLKAFEEALEYITGHSDVWVTTGRDIARHYIDNHYESSVDDIANRREVTTDGP
- a CDS encoding isochorismatase family protein, coding for MEHSNKTAREIYQEVINNPARKRFGFGQKAVLVNIDPQKAYTRTDLFATAYETDPKQLDYVNELSREFRRLGWPVVWTHVAYMASAEDAGIWGTRTDTPDSLQNIKFDSERSEFDDRLEIDRVKDVIYLKKMPSAFFETQLQSLLVWHQVDTVILTGGSTSGCIRATAVDSLSRGYRTIVPEQCVADKHESFHFANLTDLALKYADVLSVDEVKTWLSGAQASGQQ
- a CDS encoding winged helix-turn-helix domain-containing protein — translated: MSAYQIGPILFDVEACEITSEGGTQHLQPQVRSVLLCLARHSGEVVSKERLVDEAWAGRHTSDEAITRCISLLRRHFEACGERHLIETIPKSGYRLIESAEAANDAAPLATGPGLTLDMPGFTAKTAVNVVVTATVAFLLLSGLVIASDFFSLTR
- a CDS encoding type II asparaginase, yielding MKPNIVILATGGTIAGAGQSGTEAGYASGQLGVEQLIEAVPQLQELALIRGEQLMSVGSQDMDDAAWLTLARRINALQAASDVAGIVVTHGTDTIEETAYFLNLVVNGDKPVVMTAAMRPATALSADGPLNIYNAVAVAADADSASRGVLVVINDNIHGARGMTKSSTTDVQTFVSPGRGLMGETHYGQNRYFRHPYKRHTRQSEFSIDELDALPRVDVIFVSAGVSADLVDDAVARGARGLVLAGVGNGNMTAQMQAAVGRATGAGVVVVRSTRVNSGVVGRNIEIDDDALGSVASGELNPAQSRVLLKLVLCLTDEAHQVQAYFDQY
- the truC gene encoding tRNA pseudouridine(65) synthase TruC codes for the protein MTNTDSSETLPVLFQDEHMVAVNKPSGLLVHRSPIDRHETRFALQLVRDQIGQRVYPVHRLDKPTSGVLLFALNSDIARELSAQFASHTVDKQYLAVVRGYCPEEGEIDHPITDKPDKMIDGLRSQPRPAQEALTRYQRLATVEVPYAVDRYPQARYSLVALQPVHGRKHQLRRHMKHLGYPMIGDAKYGKGVHNRFFHTHYGCDRLLLACVGMTLLHPVSGEPVVLEADIGQGFERVLEALGWASVLSGSAR
- a CDS encoding winged helix-turn-helix transcriptional regulator, translating into MTKIKDMQSGPCCPITCALELLGDRWSLSLMRDMLLFGRRRYSELLASSGPISTNILASRLKQLQEGELIERFKDPLDGKAAIYIPTDKGVSLIPVLVEMVRWGLQNDERALLVPYLERELVHDNAKLQQRVSAQIAEERDALTSAA